The following proteins are co-located in the Gloeocapsa sp. PCC 7428 genome:
- a CDS encoding chlorophyll a/b-binding light-harvesting protein, which produces MQKSSKNKVKYPWWAGNARFINLSGTFLVAHIAHAAIVCFGVGAWILWEIARYSPTQPMYEQKLFWLPRLATQGWGVLNNQVIDTQPYFRIAVVLIISSLVFAFGTWFHRTKVAESLEEEKPVARRYHFSWDDPKKLGLILGNHLIFLGLGALLVAAKAMFFGGLYDANLGAVRVVTNPTLNPLVIGDRILHLFTVNNLEDVVGGHIYAGVLLILGGIWHLSREPFDWVKRRFIFSGNAILGYSLFALSLVGFAGAFYCGFNTLVYPEEFYGVRSQFNLFLLPHFYTPGDPEPTSRIWLANAYFYLAFVVLQGSIWHFGLAASYFEPVLESWKNAFSEILPNPNLAYQKHFNYQPQSNLDTFYETPTIEQKPAFAYQQPANDNLYNPSRPNGKQSLVNPQQNQKVLYEFSYPRNHLNPFYETPTEEQSHLNYPHSIPRKLYETTYQSRKSSQGKTFRYGG; this is translated from the coding sequence ATGCAAAAATCCAGCAAAAACAAGGTCAAATATCCTTGGTGGGCTGGAAATGCCCGATTTATTAACTTGTCAGGAACATTTCTTGTTGCGCATATTGCACACGCAGCAATAGTCTGTTTTGGTGTGGGTGCGTGGATTTTGTGGGAGATTGCGCGCTACTCGCCAACCCAACCAATGTATGAGCAAAAGCTATTTTGGCTACCGCGCTTAGCAACTCAAGGATGGGGCGTGTTAAATAATCAAGTGATTGATACCCAGCCTTATTTTCGGATCGCTGTTGTCTTAATTATCTCATCGCTTGTATTTGCATTCGGTACTTGGTTTCACCGCACTAAAGTTGCCGAAAGTTTAGAAGAGGAGAAGCCAGTAGCACGTCGCTATCATTTTAGCTGGGATGACCCGAAAAAGTTAGGGTTGATTTTAGGTAATCATCTCATTTTTTTAGGTTTAGGCGCGTTACTTGTCGCCGCTAAAGCGATGTTTTTCGGTGGTTTATACGATGCTAATCTGGGTGCCGTGCGAGTTGTGACGAATCCAACGCTAAATCCACTGGTAATTGGCGATCGCATCTTGCATCTATTCACCGTAAACAACTTAGAAGATGTCGTTGGCGGTCATATCTACGCCGGTGTACTGCTCATTTTAGGCGGAATCTGGCATCTTTCCCGCGAACCTTTCGATTGGGTCAAACGGCGGTTTATCTTTTCTGGAAATGCAATTTTAGGGTATTCGCTGTTTGCGCTGTCACTCGTTGGATTTGCTGGGGCGTTTTATTGCGGATTTAACACGCTGGTGTATCCTGAAGAGTTTTATGGCGTGCGATCGCAGTTTAATTTATTTCTCTTACCGCACTTTTATACCCCAGGCGATCCCGAACCAACATCGCGAATTTGGTTAGCGAACGCCTATTTTTACCTTGCGTTTGTTGTTCTTCAAGGTTCCATATGGCATTTTGGGCTAGCTGCAAGTTACTTTGAGCCAGTATTAGAATCTTGGAAAAATGCTTTCTCAGAAATCTTACCCAATCCCAACTTAGCGTATCAAAAACATTTTAATTACCAGCCACAATCTAATTTAGATACATTTTACGAAACTCCAACCATCGAGCAAAAACCAGCTTTTGCTTATCAGCAACCTGCGAATGACAATCTTTATAATCCTTCGCGCCCGAACGGAAAGCAAAGCCTCGTTAACCCACAGCAAAATCAAAAAGTTCTTTACGAATTTAGCTATCCCAGAAATCATTTAAACCCGTTTTACGAAACTCCAACTGAGGAACAATCTCATCTAAACTATCCACACTCAATACCGCGTAAACTCTACGAAACAACTTACCAAAGCCGCAAGAGTTCGCAAGGAAAAACCTTTAGATATGGCGGATAG
- the dacB gene encoding D-alanyl-D-alanine carboxypeptidase/D-alanyl-D-alanine-endopeptidase — MTISNSDRVKLKYISLLLLFFFAQGTKSAIAQTQPATEQQSPQQLCSAQIGTAIEQITNRPQFSRLRWGISIQTLTTAQNLYSQDAQKYFIPASNAKLLTTAAALQRLGSQFQIRTSVYASRGGLRIVGRGDPSFTDTQLQALVQQLSRRGIRQVNQLIADDSYFRGSVVNPTWEWEDVQADYGAPVGNFILNQNAVELKLLPQQIGQPLRVQWTDPAEAIWWRVENESLTVPAGETTTTSVSRDLKGAVLQIAGNLSIDAEPQSVSLAVVEPTEHFLRHFRRALANAGITTQQTVVARTSQENTQELAAVTSPPLTQLLIETNQNSNNLYAEALLQAIAAQASSDTSNNGLEIVRNTLTTLGIAPSGYVLADSAGLSRHNLVSPEALVQTLRVMASSHVYRNSLPVAGISGTLKSRFQNTPAQGIVQAKTGTMTGVVALSGYLNATSYEPLVFSILVNQSNLPATAIRQAIDAIVLLLTRLRQC; from the coding sequence TTGACTATCAGTAACAGCGATCGCGTGAAGCTTAAGTATATTAGCTTACTACTCCTATTTTTCTTTGCCCAAGGCACTAAATCTGCAATTGCGCAAACACAACCTGCAACTGAACAGCAATCGCCACAACAGCTTTGCTCTGCACAAATTGGGACAGCTATTGAACAGATTACCAATCGTCCTCAATTTAGTCGATTGCGGTGGGGAATTTCAATTCAAACACTCACCACAGCGCAAAATCTTTATAGCCAAGATGCGCAAAAGTATTTTATTCCAGCATCAAACGCCAAATTACTTACAACCGCAGCCGCGTTGCAACGACTAGGTTCGCAATTTCAAATTCGTACCTCCGTTTATGCGAGTCGTGGCGGTTTGCGGATTGTCGGGCGCGGAGATCCCAGTTTCACTGACACGCAACTACAAGCATTAGTTCAACAGTTGAGTCGTCGCGGAATTCGCCAAGTCAACCAACTCATTGCTGATGATAGTTACTTTCGCGGTAGTGTAGTCAATCCTACTTGGGAATGGGAAGATGTTCAGGCAGATTACGGCGCGCCAGTTGGTAACTTTATTTTGAATCAAAACGCGGTAGAGCTAAAGTTATTGCCCCAACAGATCGGTCAACCGTTACGGGTACAATGGACTGATCCAGCCGAAGCGATATGGTGGCGGGTTGAAAATGAATCTTTAACGGTTCCTGCGGGGGAAACAACGACAACAAGTGTAAGTCGCGATTTAAAAGGTGCAGTACTGCAAATTGCAGGTAACTTGAGTATCGATGCTGAACCGCAATCAGTTAGTCTAGCAGTCGTTGAACCTACAGAACACTTTTTACGACATTTTCGTCGGGCGCTCGCAAATGCAGGAATTACAACTCAGCAAACAGTTGTCGCGCGTACGAGTCAAGAAAATACTCAGGAACTTGCCGCAGTTACATCACCACCACTCACCCAACTGTTAATCGAGACGAATCAAAACAGCAATAATCTCTATGCTGAAGCATTATTGCAGGCGATTGCGGCTCAAGCAAGTAGTGATACAAGTAATAATGGTCTAGAAATTGTTCGTAATACCTTAACAACCTTGGGTATTGCTCCTAGTGGATATGTATTAGCCGATAGTGCTGGTTTATCGCGTCACAATTTAGTCAGCCCAGAAGCTTTAGTGCAAACGTTAAGAGTCATGGCGAGTTCCCATGTCTATCGGAATTCTTTACCCGTTGCGGGAATTAGTGGTACGTTGAAAAGCCGCTTTCAAAATACACCCGCACAAGGTATTGTCCAAGCAAAAACTGGCACGATGACTGGTGTTGTTGCATTATCAGGTTATCTCAATGCGACTAGCTATGAGCCGTTAGTTTTTAGCATTCTTGTTAATCAATCCAATTTACCAGCAACAGCAATTCGGCAAGCAATTGATGCGATTGTACTACTGTTAACTCGTTTGCGTCAGTGTTGA